The following coding sequences lie in one Sorghum bicolor cultivar BTx623 chromosome 6, Sorghum_bicolor_NCBIv3, whole genome shotgun sequence genomic window:
- the LOC8057607 gene encoding cytochrome P450 87A3 has protein sequence MWQLPNASRDVSFPISPVPIQQMCAYHYHMRLSGVAAVVLLLLLYAVHRWRNPRCSGGRLPPGSMGLPLVGETLQFFSPDASLDVPRFVRHRLERYGPIFKTSLVGHPVVVSADEELNYMVFQQEGRLFQSWYPDSFVEILGRDNVGEQQGAMFKHLKNMVLRYLGPESLRESSMLRDVEHAVGSSLCTWSTLPAVELKEAVSTMVFDLSANKLLGLEPSRSKILRKSFFDFVRGLISFPLYLPGTAYYSCMKGRQSAMEVLQEVLEERKRSVQLPGAGGGAMETTRRHGDFLDLVIQEMTKEKPLVTDRMALDLMFVLLFASFHTTSLALTLAVKLLADHPRVLEELTVEHETILSGRKACHGSDGITWMEYKSMTFTSQVINETVRLANIAPGIFRKALKDIRFKGFTIPAGWGVMVCPPAVHLNPVIYPDPLIFNPTRFKDKPEIDRGSRHFMAFGGGLRSCVGADFSKLQMSIFLHFLVTRYRWKNLWGGKIVRNPGLEFSDGYHIQIRHWN, from the exons ATGTGGCAGCTTCCGAATGCCTCGCGTGACGTGAGTTTTCCCATATCGCCCGTCCCGATCCAGCAGATGTGCGCGTACCACTACCACATGCGGCTCTCCGGCGTCGCGGCCgtcgtgctgctgctgctgctgtacgCGGTGCACCGGTGGAGGAACCCTCGATGCAGCGGCGGCCGCCTCCCGCCGGGATCCATGGGCCTGCCGCTCGTCGGGGAGACGCTGCAGTTCTTCTCCCCTGACGCTTCCTTGGACGTGCCGCGCTTCGTCCGGCACAGGCTGGAAAG GTACGGCCCGATCTTCAAGACGAGCCTGGTGGGCCACCCGGTGGTCGTCTCCGCGGACGAGGAGCTCAACTACATGGTGTTCCAGCAGGAGGGGCGGCTGTTCCAGAGCTGGTACCCGGACTCCTTCGTGGAGATCCTCGGCAGGGACAACGTCGGGGAGCAGCAGGGCGCCATGTTCAAGCACCTCAAGAACATGGTGCTCCGCTACTTGGGCCCGGAGAGCCTCAGGGAGTCGTCCATGCTCCGCGACGTCGAGCACGCCGTCGGCAGCTCCCTCTGCACCTGGTCGACGCTGCCGGCCGTCGAACTGAAAGAGGCCGTCTCCACG ATGGTGTTTGATCTTTCAGCGAACAAGCTGCTCGGCTTGGAGCCGTCGAGGTCCAAGATTCTGAGGAAGAGCTTCTTCGACTTCGTTCGAGGGCTCATCTCCTTCCCTCTGTATTTGCCAGGAACAGCATACTACTCATGCATGAAG GGCCGGCAGAGCGCAATGGAGGTGCTGCAGGAAGTGCTCGAGGAGAGGAAGAGATCGGTACAGTTGCCCGGAGCAGGAGGCGGCGCCATGGAAACGACACGTCGCCATGGCGACTTCTTGGACCTCGTGATCCAGGAGATGACGAAGGAGAAGCCGCTCGTGACGGACAGAATGGCACTCGACCTGATGTTCGTGCTCCTGTTCGCCAGCTTCCACACGACGTCGCTGGCGCTCACTCTGGCCGTCAAGCTGCTCGCAGACCACCCTCGCGTCCTGGAAGAGCTCACG GTGGAGCATGAAACGATTCTGAGTGGCCGTAAGGCGTGCCATGGATctgatggaatcacatggatGGAATACAAGTCTATGACGTTCACGTCCCAG GTCATCAACGAGACTGTCCGATTAGCCAATATTGCGCCTGGCATCTTCAGAAAGGCACTGAAAGATATACGGTTCAAAG GGTTCACAATTCCAGCAGGATGGGGAGTGATGGTCTGTCCTCCAGCGGTGCACTTGAACCCAGTCATTTACCCAGATCCCCTCATCTTTAACCCTACAAGGTTCAAG GATAAACCGGAGATAGACCGCGGGTCAAGACACTTCATGGCATTTGGAGGAGGCCTCAGATCCTGTGTTGGAGCAGACTTCAGCAAGCTGCAAATGTCTATTTTCCTCCATTTCCTTGTCACTAGATACAG GTGGAAAAATCTTTGGGGTGGCAAGATAGTCCGAAATCCGGGGCTAGAATTTTCTGACGGATATCACATCCAAATACGACACTGGAATTAG
- the LOC8057606 gene encoding cytochrome P450 87A3: MQPYLELASPTITIPLSAGKLYRAAPANLLVTSESEAMASSMAYIAACAAALATLVVALLRWAYRWSHPKCRGRLPPGSMGVPLLGETMQFFAPNPSCDVSPFVKERVRRYGSIFKTSVVGRQVVVSADPDMNYFVFQQEGKLFESWYPDTFTEIFGRDNVGSLHGFMYKYLKTLVLRLYGQENLKAVLLAETDAACRRSLASWAAQPSVELKEGLSTMIFDLTAKKLIGYEPSKSSESLRKNFVAFIRGLISFPVNIPGTAYHECMEGRKKAMKVLRGMMKERMADPERRCDDFFDHVIQELRREKPLLTETIALDLMFVLLFASFETTALALTLGVKLLTENPKVVDALREEHDAIAKNRKDPDAPVTWAEYRSMTFTNQVIMEMVRLANIVPGIFRKALQDVEIKGYTIPAGWGVMVCPPAVHLNPDIYEDPLAFNPWRWQGKPEITGGTKHFMAFGGGLRFCVGTDLSRVLMATFIHTLVTKYSWRTVKGGNIVRTPGLSFPDGFHIQLFPRN; encoded by the exons ATGCAACCATATCTTGAGCTAGCTTCTCCCACCATCACCATCCCTCTCTCGGCCGGGAAATTATATCGCGCCGCGCCCGCGAACCTTCTTGTCACCTCGGAGTCGGAGGCCATGGCTTCCTCCATGGCCTATATAGCTGCCTGCGCCGCGGCATTGGCGACCCTCGTCGTCGCTCTGCTCCGCTGGGCGTACCGGTGGAGCCACCCCAAGTGCAGGGGCAGGCTGCCGCCGGGCTCCATGGGCGTCCCTCTCCTGGGCGAGACGATGCAGTTCTTCGCGCCCAACCCGAGCTGCGATGTCTCACCCTTCGTGAAGGAGAGGGTGAGGCGGTACGGGAGCATCTTCAAGACGAGCGTCGTGGGGCGGCAGGTGGTGGTGTCGGCGGACCCGGACATGAACTACTTCGTGTTCCAGCAGGAAGGGAAGCTGTTCGAGAGCTGGTACCCGGACACCTTCACCGAGATCTTCGGCCGCGACAACGTCGGCTCCCTGCACGGATTCATGTACAAGTACCTCAAGACCCTGGTGCTCCGCCTCTACGGCCAGGAGAACCTCAAGGCGGTGCTCCTCGCCGAGACGGACGCCGCCTGCCGCCGCAGCCTCGCGTCGTGGGCGGCGCAGCCCAGCGTCGAGCTCAAGGAAGGCCTCTCCACA ATGATATTTGATCTTACCGCCAAGAAGCTGATCGGCTACGAGCCGTCCAAGTCGTCcgagagcctgaggaagaacttCGTGGCGTTCATCCGCGGCCTGATTTCTTTCCCCGTCAACATCCCCGGCACGGCCTACCATGAATGCATGGAG GGGCGGAAGAAGGCGATGAAGGTGCTCAGGGGCATGATGAAGGAGCGGATGGCGGATCCCGAGCGGCGGTGCGATGACTTCTTCGACCACGTGATCCAGGAACTTCGGAGGGAGAAGCCGCTGCTGACGGAGACCATCGCTCTGGACCTCATGTTCGTGCTCCTCTTCGCCAGCTTCGAGACCACGGCGCTGGCGCTCACCCTCGGCGTCAAGCTCCTCACCGAGAACCCCAAGGTCGTCGACGCGTTGAGG GAGGAACACGACGCGATCGCCAAGAACAGGAAGGACCCGGATGCCCCCGTCACGTGGGCCGAGTACAGATCGATGACCTTCACCAATCAG GTCATCATGGAGATGGTGAGGCTTGCGAACATCGTGCCGGGTATATTTCGAAAGGCCCTACAAGATGTTGAGATTAAAG GCTATACGATTCCGGCAGGATGGGGTGTCATGGTGTGCCCACCGGCAGTGCACTTAAACCCTGACATCTATGAAGATCCGTTGGCGTTCAACCCATGGAGGTGGCAG GGCAAACCTGAAATCACCGGTGGAACGAAACATTTCATGGCGTTTGGAGGTGGCCTCAGGTTTTGCGTTGGGACTGATCTGAGCAGGGTCTTGATGGCAACATTCATCCACACCTTGGTTACAAAATACAG TTGGAGGACGGTAAAAGGAGGGAACATAGTCCGGACCCCCGGTCTCAGCTTTCCTGATGGCTTCCACATCCAGCTTTTTCCTAGAAATTGA